The DNA sequence TCTATTGCGAGGTCGGGGACGCACAGGCCGAGGTCTTCGTACGCGACCACGGCGACGGCTTCGACCAGGACGCGATTCCGCCGGACAGACTCGGCATCCGCCAATCCATCATCGGCCGTATCGAGCGTCGCGGCGGCAGCGTCAACATCGTCTCGCGCCCGAATTGGGGCACGGAAGTCCACATGACCATGCCGATCCCGAAGGAAAACGGCAGCACTGAGGACACCATGGGAGAGACACAAACGGAAACAATAAAATGATGAACGACAAAATCCGAAAACGAATCATCGTAAATACTTGAGTATTGAACAAAAGTAATAACCAAGATTGGCAACAACGCCGATAGAATAATGACGATGAGGAAAACATGAACGGTGACAATTCGAACGAGATTACGACTGGCAAAAGTGAAATGGCCGGCAACGACGCTCAACGCAACAACGAATCAGACACCAATCACCACGCCATTCGTGTGGCTGTGGTCGACGACCACGAGATGTTCCGTGCCGGCGTCATCGCAACATTGAGCCCTCATTTCACCATCGTCGGACAGGCGCCAGATGTCGAAGGCTCGGTGGCGATGATTGCCAGCACCTTGCCGGACGTGGTGCTGCTCGACGTTCACGTGCCAGGCGGCGAAGGCGGAGGCGGCGCGGAAATACTGCTCAAATCGCATCCGCTTTCCCCAAATTCCGCATTTCTGGCACTGTCCGTTTCCGATTCGCCGAAGGACGTCGGCGCGGTGATTCGCGCGGGTGCACGCGGCTACGTCACCAAAACCATCAGCGGTGACGATCTGATTTCCTCGATCATTCAGGTCTATGAAGGCTATGCCGTTTTCTCACCGAAACTGGCCGGATTCGTGCTCTCCACCTTCCAAGGCGCGGGAGCGGCGGAACATGACGACGAACTCGACAAGCTTTCCCATCGCGAGCAGGAGGTCATGCGCCTCATCGCCCGCGGCTACACCTACAAGGAGATTGCCGCGGAACTGTTCATCTCCGTCAAGACGGTGGAGACCCACGTCAGCGCGGTCTTGAAAAAGCTCCAGCTTTCCAACCGCACCGAGCTGACGCGTTGGGCCGCCGACCGACAGATTGTGTGAAGACGAACCTATTGCGGCTTAATTCGCCACATTAAACCTCTCGCACTCCACACAATTTGTCGACGTATCCGTCTTATCCCAAAAGATAACGGTTTTGCCGGATTCCAATTCACCTAATCCTGAATCAGGATTACCTGCTTGTTTTTACTTCTTGCTTCTGGCTTTTTTGGCATCCACGAAGCGCAAGATGAACTTGTAGACTTCCGAAACCACCAAGACGGCCAGCGAAAGACCGATGCATTCCAGCCATTCCAACGGCGTCAGCGGCACGGTACCGAAGGGGACATTGAGGAACGGCACATAGACCACCACCAATTGCAATACAATCGAAAGGCCGATCGCGCCCCACAGCCACTTGTTGGAGAACAGGCCCTTGAAGACGCTTTGCGTGTGCGAGCGCGAGCACAATGCGTTGATCATCTGGGCAAAGACGAGGATGGTGAAGCCCATGGTCCGCGCCTGCGTCATCTGCGAGGTGTGGCCGCCGCCGAGCGAGCGGTCGGTGAAGAGGCCTCCCGCAAGGTGCATGTCCATACCAATCAGGGTGACCAGCGCCATCGTGATGCCGATGACGATAATGTCCATCCACATCGCGCCGTCGATCACGCGATCGGTGGGTTTGCGCGGACATCTGCCCATCACGTCCTCCTCGCTCGGGTCCACACCCATTGCCAAGGCGGGTGCCGCATCGGTCAGGAGGTTGATCCACAGAAGCTGGGTGGCCAGAAGCGGGACGGTAACGCCCGTGGATCCGGGCTGCGTGATGCCCAGGAATCCGGCCAGCACCACGCCGCCGAACACGGTGAACACCTCGCCCATGTTGGAGCTCAGGAGGTAGCGCAGGAACTTACGGATGTTGTCGAAAATGCCGCGCCCCTCGCGCACCGCGTCGACGATGGTGGAGAAGTTGTCGTCGGCAAGGATCATCTTGGCCGATTCCTTGGTGACCTCGGTGCCGGTGATGCCCATCGCCACGCCGATATCGGCCGCTTTGACGGCCGGAGCATCGTTGACGCCGTCGCCGGTCATGGCCACGATGTTGTCGTGACGCTGCAAGGACTTGACAATTTTCAGCTTGTGCTCCGGAGCCACGCGCGCGAAGACGCTGGTCGTGGCCACAGCCTCGTCAAAAGCCTTGCCATCGTCGTCGCGGGCGAGCAATTCGTCAAGTTGCGGGCCGCTCAGGGTCTTGGGCATATTCGATGCGACATTGGAAATACCGACTTCTGACTTATGCTCGGCTACACCGTGTTGAAGTATGCCAGTATTTGTCGTTTCTGCCGCTTTGGTTTCAATAGCAGCATTCATACCGGCCTTTTGCGCAGATTTGGATACGGCCATATCCGAAGATTGCGACGAACCGACGGAATCGGCCACACCCAAGTCCTCGGCGATGCGAGCCGCGGTCAGCGGATGGTCTCCCGTAATCATAATGGTGCGAATGCCGGCACGGTGCGCCTGCGCGACACTGTCACGAACCTCGGTACGGGGCGGGTCGATGATGCCGACCGTTCCAGCCCAGATCAGGTCGGATTCGACCGCATCCTGCTGGGCCTCCAGATCGCCGTCGTCAAGGCCATCGTCGAAGCCGTCGATATTGCTCAGGCTGTCGGTTCCCAATGGCCGGTAAGCCTGACCCAGCGTGCGGAAGGCCTGCGAAGACAGACGTTCCACGTCATTCAAAATGCGTTCGCGATCCTGCTTGATCAACGGACGTACGTCGGCACCGTCAACAATCCGCGTGCAATGGCCGAGCAACACGTCAGGAGCACCTTTGGCAAACACGGAAAGGTTGCCGTCCCGCGCATCGGTGGCCACCACCGACATCATCTTGCGTTCGGAGGTGAAGGGGAACTCCATCTCACGATGGAAGTCGGCGGCACGGCGTTGCAGACCGGCCTTGCGTCCGGCGACGATCAGTGAGACCTCCGTCGGGTCACCGACGGCCTCCCAACGGTTCTGATCGTTCTGATCGCTTTGTCCGCTATTTTCGGCTGCGGACTTCGTATCGTTGAGTTCACCATCATTGGCGAGCACGCCAGCCAATAGAAGGATCTCGATCTCGGCATGTTGGGTATCACTAATGCGTTCGGAAGATGCGACATCATTCATCGACTTAGTTGCTGCGGCATCGCCAGCATCAATATCTTCAACATCCTCTTCATCATTGGTTGTAATACCAACAATCTCACCATACGGAGCGTAACCTGTCCCGGTAATCTTGGCCTCACCGCTGGGCGTGACCACAAGTTCCACGGTCATCTCGTTACGGGTCAGCGTGCCCGTCTTGTCCGAACAGATGACCGAAGCAGAACCCAACGTCTCGACCGACGAAAGTTTCTTGACGATGGCATGGTGCTTGGCCATGCGCTGCACACCAAGCGCCAGCACCACCGTCATGATGGCGGCAAGCCCTTCCGGTACGGCAGCGACGGCAAGCGAGACCGCAAGCAGCAGCGAGTCGATGACGTCCTGCGCGCTATGGAAGCCCTCCATCACGGCGAGCGCGATGATGACCACGACGGCGATGGCGCAAACTGCAAGGCCGAGAATCTTCGAGACGTTGTCCATCTCGTTTTCCAGCGGTGTCTTGCCTTCGTCCGAAGCGGAAAGCATGTCGGCGATCTTGCCGACCTGCGTGTCCATGCCTGTGGCGGTCACTACGGCCCGACCGGCACCCTGCGTAATGGCGGTGCCGTTGAACACCATGTTGGTCCGGTCGCCGAGCGCCTTGGCCTCGTCAAGTTTTCCGGCCTGTTTGGCGACGGGAACCGATTCGCCGGTCAAGCTCGCTTCAGCCGCACGCAAGGAGGCCGAGAAGACCAGTCTGGCATCGGCACCAACCGCGTCACCTTCGCTAAGTACAAGAACATCACCGGGCACCAATTGTGCGGTATCGATACGCTGCACCTGACCATCACGCAGCACCGTGGATTGCGGCGCAGTCATCTTGGCGAGCGCCTCAACGGCCTGTTGGGCACGCGCGTCCTGAACGTAACCGATGACGGCGTTGACGATGAGAATGAGCACAATGACGATGGCATCGAACGGCAGCGCTTCCCCGCCTTCGGCTCCGGGGTGCGGCATCGCCTTTTCCACTCCCCACGCGATCACCGAAATGACCGTCGCCGCCAACAGCAGGTAGACCAGCGGATCCTGGAATTGTTCAAGGAATTTCTTCCATTTCGGCACCGGCGGTGCGGCCTTGAGTTTGTTCGCACCGAAATGTTCCAGACGGCGTTCGGCTTCCTGCGAGCTCAGGCCCGTTTCGAGATCGACGTCAAGCGCTTTGGCGACGTCATCAGCGGTTTTGAGCGACGGATCGCCGTCGAAAATCTGCTGTGTCTTGTTTAATTTATTTGATATACCCTGGCCGTCAAGCTCCGTGCTTGAGGCTGTTTTTGGGATGCGATCAGTCGAAGGACCAACCATGGTGTTCCCCTCGTTAGCCGCGGAGTAGTCAACCGGACGATGGTTTCAGATACCTGGTCGCACCGGCTGCGCGGTTATGTGCATGAACGTGTTTATTCTTTCACAGGGGTCTCTACATTCAGCTGAGAACCGCAATCACAGGCTTTATCGAAATTAATCACAAACTTTTGCGCAGGTTATCGGTATCCTTGAACGCCACAGCATTCAGACCCATGCCGGACAAGGCTTTGACGATTCGCGCATCTTTATATACGAATAATGCACTTTCCGGATCGATACCGAAATCACGAATGGCACCACGGACGAATAACGGATCAGGCAGACGAAGACGGCCGACGGAAGAAGCACGGAAATCCCGAAACTTCGAGAGCTCAGAGAATCGGCCTTGTGCCAAACGAACGTGTTTCGCAGTGGTGTTGTCCAGTCCCCAAAGTCGCACACCGGCTTTGTCCAATTCGCCCAGCAACTCCGCCATTCCCGGCATCATACCGATGAACCCGTCCTCTTCGTGTTCAAGATACATTTTGAGTACCCAAGCGATGGCTGGCCCATGGTGCTTTTCATACGAGTTCAACACTCGTTCCTCGCTCCACCCGCTTCCGAGCATCGCCAGGTAAAACTCCATCCCCCACTCGTCACTAGGGTCGAACATCATGCCGGCGATGCCCTCCGGATACTGCCCGGTAATCGGCCGCCGCCCGTCCCATTCAACGAGCACCCCATCGAGCCCAAAAACCACGTCGGTTACTGCCGTTTCCAAGGTCAACGCACCTTTCCCGTAACATCCGTCGAATTTCTCACTTCAACAATCTTATAGACGATTCAACAACAGGAGACGATAAATCTTTAAATGAAGATAGACTCCGCTAATTCAAAATTCATATTTATCAAAGCAATTAAACCGAAATCAAAGTACATGTTCTCATCATGGGAGCATCGCCCGAAACTGGGACAACGCTGAGAAAGGAGGCCTGCTCAGCGCAACCGAACAGGCCCTTTACCTAGCAGAGACTATGCCTACTGCGGTAGTCCATCACGAGCAAGTAGCCGATAATGGCGACAAGCATGACGTCGATGATGACGCTGTCCGCCTTAGCTATCAAGGCAGCGACGATCGCCACGATGGACTCCTTCAAATAGTTGTCACCACTAGATCCTTTCTTCCTATTGGGCATAACACCCATCCTTGTTTGGCCGCGCCACGGGTGACGCAGCGACGGCACACGAACCGGGCAGCCCGCGCGATCGCCGCAAACTTCCATCACGAAGATTTTGGCGATAGATTCATTGTATCGCAAAGATGAATCTCTGAGGATGCGTTATACTAGTTCATGTCGGGTGACTCCATCACCCGTTCGCATCATAAAGTCGGGCAAATAAGCTTTAGCGGACGGCGTCACACGACAGGGCGTATCTTTTGCGTCCTCCTTGTTTGAGCCGCGGGCTGGGGTCGAATCAATCGGCTACCAGCCCAACGGCTGATTTCCTTGAGAACTTGTTTTCAATTTACTTTCCGGCAAAACAAAAGGGTTCCGAGCACATGCCCGAAACCCCCCATTTGCGGACAGGGCGAGATTCGAACTCGCGGAGGATTGCTCCTCAACGGTTTTCAAGACCGTCTCTTTCGACCGCTCAGACACCTGTCCATGTTACGGTTAGCGGCTTGCACCGCAAACGCAACGAATGAAATTATAGCAACCGCCCGCAGACAGCAGGCGCGTCACCCTGCTAACGGCCACCCAATGTTGACAGCATAAACAGACAGCTGGCAAAATTCAAGTGGCTAAAATGGCGGAACTACAGAAAACGCCATAACCAAGCTGTTCAGTGACTGTTGGCAGCTTACTTATGGCGCTTTTCAATAATAAAGGCTAAAAAACCTCACGCCTCCCACTTGGTGGGTTCGATAACCTCGCGGCCGCCCATGTAAGGACGCATGGCCTTCGGAATCTCGATAGAACCATCCTTCTGCTGATGGTTTTCAAGGATGGCAACAAGCCAACGCGTGGTGGCCAGCGTGCCGTTCAGCGTGGAAACCGGACGGGTGGAGCCGTCCTCGCAACGCTCGCGAATGTTCAGGCGGCGGGCCTGATACTCGGTGCAGTTCGAAGTAGACGTGAGCTCGCGGTAACGGCCCTGCGTCGGCACCCAAGCCTCATTGTCGAACTTGCGGGCGGCGGAAGAACCGAGGTCACCAGCGGCGGTGTCGATAGTGCGGTAAGGCACCTCGACCTTGGCCAGCATCTGCTCCTCCATGCCAAGCAGCTGCTTGTGCATCTGCCGGGATTCCTCCTGCTTGCAGTACACGAACATCTCCACCTTGTCGAACTGGTGGACGCGGATGATGCCGGAAGTATCCTTGCCCGCGGCACCGGCCTCGCGGCGGTAGCAGCTCGACCAGCCGCAATACTTCAAAGGCCCATTGCCCAAATCAAGGATCTCATTCTCATGCATGCCGGCGAGCGCCA is a window from the Bifidobacterium sp. ESL0745 genome containing:
- a CDS encoding response regulator transcription factor; the encoded protein is MAGNDAQRNNESDTNHHAIRVAVVDDHEMFRAGVIATLSPHFTIVGQAPDVEGSVAMIASTLPDVVLLDVHVPGGEGGGGAEILLKSHPLSPNSAFLALSVSDSPKDVGAVIRAGARGYVTKTISGDDLISSIIQVYEGYAVFSPKLAGFVLSTFQGAGAAEHDDELDKLSHREQEVMRLIARGYTYKEIAAELFISVKTVETHVSAVLKKLQLSNRTELTRWAADRQIV
- a CDS encoding cation-translocating P-type ATPase, which translates into the protein MFDGDPSLKTADDVAKALDVDLETGLSSQEAERRLEHFGANKLKAAPPVPKWKKFLEQFQDPLVYLLLAATVISVIAWGVEKAMPHPGAEGGEALPFDAIVIVLILIVNAVIGYVQDARAQQAVEALAKMTAPQSTVLRDGQVQRIDTAQLVPGDVLVLSEGDAVGADARLVFSASLRAAEASLTGESVPVAKQAGKLDEAKALGDRTNMVFNGTAITQGAGRAVVTATGMDTQVGKIADMLSASDEGKTPLENEMDNVSKILGLAVCAIAVVVIIALAVMEGFHSAQDVIDSLLLAVSLAVAAVPEGLAAIMTVVLALGVQRMAKHHAIVKKLSSVETLGSASVICSDKTGTLTRNEMTVELVVTPSGEAKITGTGYAPYGEIVGITTNDEEDVEDIDAGDAAATKSMNDVASSERISDTQHAEIEILLLAGVLANDGELNDTKSAAENSGQSDQNDQNRWEAVGDPTEVSLIVAGRKAGLQRRAADFHREMEFPFTSERKMMSVVATDARDGNLSVFAKGAPDVLLGHCTRIVDGADVRPLIKQDRERILNDVERLSSQAFRTLGQAYRPLGTDSLSNIDGFDDGLDDGDLEAQQDAVESDLIWAGTVGIIDPPRTEVRDSVAQAHRAGIRTIMITGDHPLTAARIAEDLGVADSVGSSQSSDMAVSKSAQKAGMNAAIETKAAETTNTGILQHGVAEHKSEVGISNVASNMPKTLSGPQLDELLARDDDGKAFDEAVATTSVFARVAPEHKLKIVKSLQRHDNIVAMTGDGVNDAPAVKAADIGVAMGITGTEVTKESAKMILADDNFSTIVDAVREGRGIFDNIRKFLRYLLSSNMGEVFTVFGGVVLAGFLGITQPGSTGVTVPLLATQLLWINLLTDAAPALAMGVDPSEEDVMGRCPRKPTDRVIDGAMWMDIIVIGITMALVTLIGMDMHLAGGLFTDRSLGGGHTSQMTQARTMGFTILVFAQMINALCSRSHTQSVFKGLFSNKWLWGAIGLSIVLQLVVVYVPFLNVPFGTVPLTPLEWLECIGLSLAVLVVSEVYKFILRFVDAKKARSKK